A region from the Microbacterium lacus genome encodes:
- a CDS encoding type IV toxin-antitoxin system AbiEi family antitoxin domain-containing protein has product MSTDEAGPDRLYRAVDLRRQGWSKRDIARAVREGVLISVRRGVYMHAGADRDCILAARNSGRLGCVSSLRRVGVFVLRSDELHVHFERGTRKAAVARGASIWHWRPLLRCPHPRTTVVDVIDAVAQAIECQPPRAAIATIDSALQLRLIDEDDLDEIFAGVSPRRRVLRRFVDGRAESGPETLVRLIALMLGFEVELQKWFAGVGRVDLVLDGWLVVECDSAQFHSGWEAQKRDRRRDVALAAMGLASLHVIAEDILYHPERVVASLRGIREARLRGFPGAAGRG; this is encoded by the coding sequence ATGTCGACAGACGAGGCCGGTCCGGACAGGCTCTATCGTGCGGTGGATCTCCGCCGGCAGGGATGGAGCAAGCGGGACATCGCGCGCGCGGTGCGGGAGGGCGTCCTCATCAGTGTGCGCCGCGGCGTGTACATGCACGCCGGGGCCGATCGGGACTGCATCCTCGCCGCGCGGAACTCCGGTCGACTCGGCTGCGTGTCGTCGCTGCGACGCGTGGGCGTGTTCGTGCTCCGGAGCGACGAACTGCATGTGCACTTCGAGCGCGGCACGCGCAAGGCAGCCGTCGCGCGCGGCGCGAGCATCTGGCACTGGAGACCGCTCCTGCGGTGTCCGCACCCGCGGACGACCGTCGTGGACGTCATCGATGCCGTCGCGCAGGCCATCGAGTGCCAGCCGCCGCGGGCAGCGATCGCCACGATCGACTCGGCCCTGCAGCTGCGGTTGATCGATGAGGACGACCTCGACGAGATCTTCGCCGGGGTGTCACCTCGACGGCGGGTGCTGCGCCGTTTCGTCGACGGTCGGGCCGAGTCGGGCCCGGAGACGCTCGTGCGGCTGATCGCGCTCATGCTCGGGTTCGAGGTCGAGCTTCAGAAGTGGTTCGCCGGGGTGGGGAGGGTGGATCTGGTGCTCGACGGGTGGCTGGTCGTCGAGTGCGACAGTGCGCAGTTCCATTCCGGGTGGGAGGCGCAGAAGCGCGATCGGCGGCGAGACGTCGCTCTCGCCGCGATGGGGTTGGCATCGCTGCATGTCATCGCCGAGGACATCCTCTATCACCCCGAGCGGGTCGTCGCGTCGTTGCGCGGCATTCGTGAGGCGCGACTCCGGGGGTTCCCCGGCGCTGCCGGGCGCGGCTGA
- a CDS encoding Glu/Leu/Phe/Val dehydrogenase family protein — MSATLPLPDFRHERVETVTGRRSGLFIAVALHSSVLGSALGGARLWSYPHWSDALGDALRLSAAMTLKNAAAGLDAGGGKSVIALPPGTQLDAERRRAAFLDLGDTVESLGGLYRTAEDVGSTTEDMLTVSERTSHVVGLPEAGGGSGEPAGPTSLGVYESLRATLERVTGSADVAGRRITISGLGQVGSRLAVRLSAEGAKLTVTDVNPAKRDLAAQLDAAWIAPGEEHLVSADVFVPAGIGGLLTDEVIDALDAKAVCGPANNPLADHSGADRLAGRGILYAPDFVVNAGGVIYLDLEAKQLGTREEIMDRVAAIGDTVRRIFDEAETRGVTPLEAAEGLAAERLAAGAHVFAG, encoded by the coding sequence ATGTCTGCGACCCTGCCCCTGCCCGACTTCCGCCACGAACGCGTCGAGACCGTGACCGGTCGCCGCAGCGGCCTGTTCATCGCGGTGGCACTGCACTCCTCCGTGCTCGGCTCCGCCCTCGGCGGCGCCCGCCTGTGGAGCTACCCGCACTGGAGCGACGCCCTCGGCGACGCGCTGCGCCTTTCGGCGGCGATGACGCTCAAGAACGCGGCGGCGGGGCTGGATGCCGGAGGCGGCAAGTCCGTGATCGCACTCCCGCCCGGCACGCAGTTGGACGCCGAGCGCCGTCGCGCGGCATTCCTCGACCTCGGTGACACCGTCGAGTCGCTCGGTGGCCTGTACCGCACGGCGGAGGATGTGGGCTCGACGACCGAGGACATGCTCACCGTCAGCGAGAGGACGAGCCATGTCGTGGGTCTGCCCGAGGCCGGCGGCGGATCGGGCGAGCCCGCGGGGCCGACGAGCCTCGGCGTGTACGAGTCGCTCCGCGCGACCCTGGAACGCGTGACGGGGTCGGCCGACGTCGCCGGGCGTCGCATCACGATCTCCGGCCTCGGCCAGGTCGGCAGCCGCCTCGCGGTGCGCCTGAGTGCTGAGGGCGCGAAGCTCACGGTCACCGATGTGAACCCCGCCAAGCGCGACCTCGCCGCGCAGCTGGATGCCGCGTGGATCGCACCCGGCGAGGAGCACCTCGTCTCGGCCGACGTGTTCGTCCCGGCCGGCATCGGCGGTCTCCTCACCGACGAGGTCATCGACGCTCTCGACGCGAAGGCCGTCTGCGGCCCCGCAAACAACCCCCTGGCCGATCACTCCGGCGCCGACCGGCTCGCCGGGCGCGGCATCCTGTATGCACCCGACTTCGTCGTGAACGCCGGCGGTGTGATCTACCTCGACCTGGAGGCCAAGCAGCTCGGCACCCGTGAAGAGATCATGGACCGCGTCGCCGCGATCGGCGACACCGTCCGTCGCATCTTCGACGAGGCCGAGACGCGCGGGGTCACACCACTCGAGGCGGCCGAGGGCCTTGCCGCGGAGCGCCTGGCGGCCGGCGCGCACGTCTTCGCGGGCTGA
- a CDS encoding AMP-binding protein yields the protein MFRSPMPDVEIPEVGVYDFLFGSLSEADAAATALIDPATGAETTYGALRAQVDAFAGALAARGVETGTVVGLLCPNVPAFATVFHGILRLGATVTTINSLYTAGEIQKQLSDAGATWLITVSPLLPQAEAAAAEVGISADHLIVLDGAEGHPNLRELLSEQHTPPEVSFDPATHVAVLPYSSGTTGVPKGVMLTHRNLVANVQQCRSNIDLKNTDRVLAVLPFFHIYGMTVLLNLALRQRASLVTMPKFDLVEFLTNIQTHRCTYLYIAPPIAVALAKHPIVDQFDISTVHTVFSGAAPLDGETAEAAARRIHARMMQGYGMSELSPVSHAMPYQRDDVPVSSVGTLLPNQECKLVDTETGEEITELGPDGVTAPGEIWVRGPNVMLGYLNKPDATSETLDAEGFLHTGDVGVYHEGGYFSIVDRVKELIKYKGYQIAPAELEALLLSHPKIMDAAVIGVLDEDRQEIPKAFIVAAPDAGVTDAEVMAFVADNVAPHKKVRRVEFIDAIPKSASGKILRKDLRARESAA from the coding sequence ATGTTCCGAAGCCCCATGCCCGATGTCGAGATTCCCGAGGTGGGCGTCTACGACTTCCTCTTCGGGTCGCTCAGCGAAGCGGATGCCGCCGCCACGGCTCTGATCGACCCGGCGACCGGTGCCGAGACGACGTACGGGGCGCTCCGCGCGCAGGTGGATGCGTTCGCCGGGGCGCTGGCAGCCCGCGGCGTGGAGACCGGCACCGTGGTCGGGCTGCTCTGCCCGAACGTGCCGGCCTTCGCCACCGTGTTCCACGGCATTCTCCGGCTCGGGGCGACCGTCACCACGATCAACTCGCTCTACACCGCGGGAGAGATCCAGAAGCAGCTGAGCGACGCCGGGGCGACCTGGCTCATCACGGTGTCGCCGCTGCTGCCGCAGGCGGAAGCCGCTGCGGCCGAGGTCGGCATCTCGGCCGACCATCTGATCGTGCTGGACGGCGCCGAGGGACACCCGAACCTGCGTGAGCTGCTCTCGGAGCAGCACACGCCGCCCGAGGTGAGTTTCGACCCGGCCACCCACGTCGCGGTTCTGCCCTACTCCTCCGGAACGACCGGCGTCCCGAAGGGCGTCATGCTCACGCACCGCAACCTCGTCGCGAACGTGCAGCAGTGCCGCTCGAACATCGATCTGAAGAACACCGACCGGGTGCTCGCCGTCCTGCCCTTCTTCCACATCTACGGCATGACGGTGCTGCTGAACCTCGCGCTCCGACAGCGGGCGAGCCTGGTCACGATGCCGAAGTTCGATCTGGTGGAGTTCCTCACGAACATCCAGACGCACCGCTGCACGTATCTGTACATCGCCCCGCCGATCGCGGTCGCCCTGGCCAAGCATCCGATCGTCGACCAGTTCGACATCTCCACGGTCCACACGGTCTTCTCCGGCGCGGCGCCCCTGGACGGCGAGACCGCGGAGGCCGCGGCCCGCCGCATCCACGCGCGCATGATGCAGGGCTACGGCATGAGCGAGCTGAGCCCCGTCTCGCACGCGATGCCCTACCAGCGGGACGACGTGCCGGTGAGTTCGGTCGGGACGCTCCTGCCGAACCAGGAGTGCAAGCTGGTCGACACCGAGACCGGCGAGGAGATCACCGAGCTCGGCCCGGACGGCGTGACCGCGCCGGGCGAGATCTGGGTCAGGGGCCCCAACGTCATGCTCGGGTACCTCAACAAGCCCGACGCGACCTCCGAGACCCTGGACGCCGAGGGATTCCTGCACACCGGCGACGTCGGGGTCTACCACGAGGGCGGCTACTTCTCGATCGTGGACCGGGTCAAGGAGCTCATCAAGTACAAGGGCTATCAGATCGCCCCGGCCGAGCTCGAGGCGCTGCTGCTGTCGCACCCGAAGATCATGGATGCCGCCGTGATCGGCGTCCTGGACGAGGACCGGCAGGAGATCCCGAAGGCGTTCATCGTGGCCGCCCCCGACGCGGGGGTGACGGATGCCGAGGTCATGGCGTTCGTGGCGGACAACGTCGCGCCCCACAAGAAGGTGCGCCGGGTGGAGTTCATCGACGCGATCCCGAAGTCCGCGTCGGGCAAGATCCTGCGCAAGGATCTCCGCGCCCGGGAGAGCGCTGCCTGA
- a CDS encoding amidohydrolase has product MPHPTLDPVTLLQNVRPWGGTPSDIAIAGGLITAITPAGPPVEGAVDGGGLLALPGLINTHAHVDKSWWGLPWQSYGGAGGIQGRIDHERSRRRELGFPSVETTAAVLREFARHGTTAVRTHVDIDTDIGREGIDAVREAAAAYDGAIDVQIVAFPQDGVLRRPGVLDMLADAARAGADHVGGLDPASIDRDPVGQLDAIFRLAAEHDVGIDIHLHDPAELGAFQFDLIIDRTRALGREGRVNIAHGFALAQVDDLRRRDLLAAMGELDITLTTVAPLRVPQLPLRELDAAGVAFGFGTDGIRDLWSPYGTGDLLGIAWQYARASSIVRDEDLIRVLELATRSAARFVGRSTHDLVAGSRADIVLLDAENPMDALVRTPPRALVIGGGRVLHAA; this is encoded by the coding sequence ATGCCGCATCCCACGCTCGACCCGGTGACCCTTCTGCAGAACGTCCGGCCATGGGGCGGCACCCCCTCCGACATCGCGATCGCGGGCGGTCTGATCACCGCGATCACACCCGCCGGTCCGCCCGTGGAAGGCGCTGTCGACGGCGGCGGACTGCTCGCTCTGCCCGGACTGATCAACACGCACGCTCACGTCGACAAATCGTGGTGGGGCCTGCCGTGGCAGTCGTACGGCGGCGCAGGCGGAATCCAGGGACGGATCGACCACGAGCGCTCCCGGCGCCGCGAGCTGGGCTTCCCGAGCGTGGAGACCACCGCCGCCGTCCTGCGCGAATTCGCCCGCCACGGCACCACCGCCGTCCGCACGCACGTCGACATCGACACCGACATCGGCCGGGAGGGCATCGACGCCGTCCGCGAAGCCGCGGCCGCCTACGACGGCGCGATCGACGTGCAGATCGTCGCGTTCCCGCAGGACGGCGTCCTGCGTCGGCCCGGCGTTCTCGACATGCTGGCGGATGCTGCCCGCGCAGGAGCCGATCACGTCGGCGGGCTCGATCCCGCCTCGATCGACCGCGACCCCGTCGGCCAGCTCGACGCGATCTTCCGCCTGGCTGCGGAGCACGACGTCGGGATCGACATCCACCTGCACGACCCCGCCGAGCTGGGCGCGTTCCAGTTCGATCTGATCATCGACCGGACGCGCGCCCTGGGGCGCGAGGGTCGGGTGAACATCGCCCACGGCTTCGCTCTCGCGCAGGTCGATGACCTCCGGCGCCGCGATCTTCTCGCCGCGATGGGAGAACTCGACATCACGCTCACCACGGTCGCGCCGCTGCGTGTGCCGCAGTTGCCGCTGCGTGAGCTCGACGCGGCCGGTGTCGCGTTCGGCTTCGGCACGGACGGCATCCGCGACCTGTGGAGTCCCTACGGCACCGGCGATCTTCTCGGCATCGCCTGGCAGTATGCGCGCGCGTCGAGCATCGTCCGCGACGAGGACCTCATCCGGGTGCTCGAGCTCGCCACCCGCTCGGCAGCGCGCTTCGTCGGCCGCAGCACCCACGATCTGGTCGCCGGCTCTCGCGCCGACATCGTGCTGCTCGACGCCGAGAACCCGATGGACGCCCTCGTGCGCACTCCGCCGCGCGCACTCGTGATCGGCGGCGGGCGGGTGCTCCACGCGGCGTGA
- a CDS encoding large exoprotein, whose translation MGGQVLGGGVIVLVAVLLWMVYLLPTWHSRRQFDAAERNAVRLNQALRVLAETSETPEEVRLELNARTALAQQRLARRAVNERTQTALEQARMDLERARDERAAAKAAPEARRARARRRTRLTLTVFAVAAIGLAGWGGWLVVSTGSQIALWSGVAVAAVCALLLQKMNRVGARAVIRESVAPVAVRTEAAVQDVALPTDRRGWAPRELPRPLTVSAGSRASAVLDAAAARESLRQAAVEEAARQRAEAQRPPSIAVARARTESAELGRRGPVDDAEIEAHVRRLLASRAG comes from the coding sequence ATGGGTGGGCAGGTACTGGGCGGCGGAGTGATCGTGCTCGTCGCGGTGCTCCTGTGGATGGTCTATCTGCTGCCGACGTGGCACAGCAGGCGGCAGTTCGACGCCGCGGAGCGCAACGCGGTGCGTCTGAATCAGGCTCTGCGCGTGCTGGCCGAGACGAGTGAGACCCCCGAAGAGGTCCGTCTCGAACTGAACGCCCGCACCGCGCTGGCGCAGCAGCGCCTCGCTCGCCGCGCCGTCAACGAGCGCACGCAGACCGCGCTCGAACAGGCCCGCATGGACCTCGAGCGGGCGCGCGACGAGCGCGCCGCAGCCAAGGCCGCCCCCGAGGCCCGCCGCGCGCGGGCCCGGCGTCGCACGCGTCTGACCCTCACCGTCTTCGCGGTCGCCGCGATCGGCCTCGCCGGCTGGGGCGGTTGGCTCGTGGTCTCGACCGGATCGCAGATCGCCCTCTGGAGCGGCGTCGCCGTCGCCGCCGTGTGCGCGCTGCTGCTGCAGAAGATGAACCGCGTCGGAGCGCGGGCAGTGATCCGCGAGAGCGTCGCACCGGTCGCCGTGCGCACCGAGGCTGCCGTGCAGGACGTCGCGCTGCCGACCGATCGTCGCGGCTGGGCGCCGCGCGAACTGCCCCGGCCGCTCACGGTGTCTGCGGGCTCCCGCGCGTCCGCCGTGCTGGATGCCGCCGCCGCGCGCGAATCGCTGCGGCAGGCGGCCGTCGAGGAAGCCGCACGGCAGCGCGCCGAGGCCCAGCGCCCGCCGTCGATCGCCGTCGCGCGCGCCCGCACCGAGTCCGCCGAGCTCGGTCGCCGCGGTCCCGTGGACGACGCGGAGATCGAAGCGCACGTGCGCCGACTGCTCGCCAGCCGCGCGGGCTGA
- a CDS encoding GNAT family N-acetyltransferase yields the protein MDLTTPRRHGEVGIRLVRARDARVLQNELLSNRAWLRPWEATSPDGPVSFDMRAGIRRLLQQYRDGSGVPLVMEYAGEVTGQLNVWGIARGSLASATIGYWVSERFAGRGITTTSVALATDVCFDEMRLHRMEICIRPENQASLRVVEKLGFRYEGLRRRFIHINGDWRDHYAFALTREDVPEGVLARWVQGRAPQDAATVPPSDRLRA from the coding sequence GTGGACCTGACGACGCCCCGCCGGCACGGAGAAGTCGGCATACGTCTGGTGCGTGCGCGCGATGCCCGCGTGCTGCAGAACGAACTCCTCTCCAACCGTGCCTGGCTGCGGCCATGGGAGGCGACGAGCCCGGACGGGCCGGTGTCCTTCGACATGCGCGCGGGTATCCGCAGACTCCTCCAGCAGTACCGCGACGGCTCCGGCGTGCCCCTCGTGATGGAGTACGCCGGTGAAGTGACCGGGCAGCTCAACGTGTGGGGGATCGCCCGCGGATCCCTCGCGTCGGCGACGATCGGGTATTGGGTGAGCGAGCGGTTCGCGGGACGTGGCATCACCACGACCTCGGTGGCCCTCGCGACGGACGTGTGCTTCGACGAGATGCGCCTGCACCGCATGGAGATCTGCATCCGCCCCGAGAACCAGGCGAGCCTGCGGGTCGTCGAGAAGCTCGGCTTCCGCTACGAAGGCCTGCGCCGGCGGTTCATCCACATCAACGGCGACTGGCGGGACCACTACGCATTCGCCCTCACGCGCGAGGACGTCCCCGAGGGGGTCCTCGCCCGCTGGGTGCAGGGGCGCGCGCCGCAGGATGCGGCGACCGTGCCGCCGAGCGACCGCCTGCGGGCCTGA
- the galU gene encoding UTP--glucose-1-phosphate uridylyltransferase GalU has protein sequence MPHKPFKAVIPAAGLGTRFLPATKAMPKEMLPVVDKPAIQYVVEEAAAAGITDILVIIGRNKNAISNHFDSVPELEVKLTEKGDADRLQRVMASSDMADIHFVRQGDPKGLGHAVLRARAHVGDSPFAVMLGDDLIDERDALLTTMLAEHERTGAAIVALMEVDPAHIGMYGVAAAEQTDDPDVVRVTGLVEKPKPEDAPSNLAVIGRYVLSPAIFDILERTEPGKGGEIQLTDALQELAADPDGPGVYGVVFRGRRYDTGDRVDYIKAIVQLAADREDLGPELRPWFKDFAAKL, from the coding sequence ATGCCCCACAAGCCCTTCAAGGCCGTCATCCCCGCCGCGGGACTCGGCACCCGCTTCCTGCCTGCGACCAAGGCCATGCCCAAAGAGATGCTGCCGGTCGTCGACAAGCCCGCGATCCAGTACGTCGTCGAAGAGGCTGCCGCCGCCGGCATCACGGACATCCTGGTCATCATCGGGCGCAACAAGAACGCCATCTCGAACCACTTCGACTCCGTCCCCGAACTCGAGGTCAAGCTCACCGAGAAGGGCGACGCCGATCGCCTCCAGCGGGTCATGGCATCCAGCGACATGGCCGACATCCACTTCGTGCGTCAGGGCGACCCGAAGGGCCTCGGTCACGCGGTCCTCCGCGCCCGCGCCCACGTCGGGGATTCGCCGTTCGCCGTGATGCTCGGCGACGACCTGATCGACGAGCGCGACGCGCTGCTGACGACGATGCTCGCCGAGCACGAGCGCACCGGCGCCGCGATCGTCGCGCTCATGGAGGTCGACCCCGCCCACATCGGCATGTACGGTGTCGCCGCCGCGGAGCAGACCGATGACCCCGACGTCGTGCGGGTCACCGGGCTCGTCGAGAAGCCGAAGCCCGAGGACGCCCCGTCGAACCTCGCCGTGATCGGCCGCTATGTGCTGAGCCCGGCGATCTTCGACATCCTCGAGCGCACCGAGCCCGGAAAGGGCGGCGAGATCCAGCTGACCGACGCGCTGCAGGAGCTCGCCGCAGACCCGGATGGACCCGGCGTGTACGGCGTCGTGTTCCGTGGCCGTCGGTACGACACCGGCGATAGGGTGGATTACATCAAGGCCATCGTGCAGCTGGCCGCCGACCGTGAGGATCTCGGCCCCGAGCTGCGTCCCTGGTTCAAGGATTTCGCGGCGAAGCTCTGA
- a CDS encoding 5-formyltetrahydrofolate cyclo-ligase, which yields MPDEIADAKRALRAELRERRQLLSQHARDAAAAAIAQRLDALVDELGVRSMSCFLSTTTEPGTRDFVDAAVRRGIRVLLPVTRADGLLDWSVATPDLDIAEGLHGLPEPVGELLGPIAVNDVDLLVIPAAAVDRSGMRLGWGRGYFDKTIGSMEGCPPVYAVVYDSELLDEVPRDVHDQPVTGVVTPTQTLRLAPARR from the coding sequence ATGCCCGACGAGATCGCCGACGCCAAGCGCGCCCTACGCGCCGAGCTGCGCGAGCGTCGTCAGCTGCTCTCGCAGCATGCGCGGGATGCCGCGGCCGCGGCGATCGCGCAGCGCCTCGACGCTCTGGTCGACGAGCTCGGCGTCCGGTCGATGTCGTGCTTCCTGTCCACCACGACGGAGCCGGGGACCCGCGACTTCGTCGACGCCGCGGTGCGGCGCGGCATCCGGGTCCTCCTTCCCGTGACGCGTGCCGACGGCCTGCTGGACTGGTCGGTCGCCACACCCGACCTCGACATCGCCGAGGGGCTGCACGGACTGCCCGAGCCGGTCGGGGAGCTGCTCGGACCCATCGCCGTGAACGACGTCGACCTGCTCGTGATCCCCGCGGCAGCCGTGGACCGCAGTGGGATGCGGCTCGGCTGGGGTCGCGGCTACTTCGACAAGACGATCGGCTCGATGGAGGGCTGCCCGCCGGTCTACGCGGTCGTCTACGACTCCGAACTCCTCGACGAGGTCCCCCGCGACGTGCACGACCAGCCCGTGACGGGTGTCGTCACCCCCACTCAGACCCTTCGCCTCGCGCCCGCGCGGCGCTGA